A region of Desulfovibrio sp. DNA encodes the following proteins:
- the gltA gene encoding NADPH-dependent glutamate synthase gives MSANAPADKKKGKTPRTPMPEQPAKVRVTNFSEVALGYTPELALKEAHRCIQCKKPLCVKGCPVEINIPGFIKKIVEGDLDASYKVLRDTNSLPAVCGRVCPQETQCEGNCILGKKGEPVAIGRLERFVADTFMAKDSCEQLTGAQACVMEREDLKVACIGAGPASLTVAGYLSALGIKVHVYEALHELGGVLVYGIPEFRLPKAIVRKEIDAMRAQGVEFHTNWVGGKTITVQDLLDQGFNAVFIGVGAGLPKFLRVPGENLIGVFSANEYLTRVNLGRAFNFPKTDTPAYTGKNVAVFGAGNVAMDAARTAKRLGADRVMIVYRRTEKEMPARLEELHHAKEEGIELMCLNAPVELVGDEKGWLKSLTVQKMMLGEPDESGRCSPIACDGQFCDIPCDMAVIAVGTGSNPLIGQTTPGLELNKWGYIVVNEETGETSIPGVFAGGDIVTGAATVISAMGAGRRAAKEIARKLLS, from the coding sequence ATGTCTGCAAATGCTCCAGCTGATAAGAAAAAAGGCAAGACCCCTCGCACCCCCATGCCGGAACAGCCGGCCAAGGTGCGCGTCACGAATTTCAGCGAAGTGGCCCTGGGCTATACACCCGAACTTGCCCTAAAAGAGGCCCACCGCTGCATCCAGTGCAAGAAGCCCCTGTGCGTCAAGGGCTGCCCGGTGGAGATCAACATTCCCGGCTTCATCAAGAAGATCGTGGAAGGCGATCTCGACGCTTCTTATAAGGTACTGCGCGATACGAATTCCCTGCCAGCTGTCTGCGGCCGGGTCTGCCCGCAGGAGACCCAGTGCGAAGGCAACTGCATACTGGGCAAGAAGGGCGAGCCCGTGGCCATCGGCAGGCTGGAGCGCTTCGTGGCAGACACCTTCATGGCCAAGGATTCCTGCGAACAGCTCACCGGCGCCCAGGCCTGCGTTATGGAGCGTGAGGACCTCAAGGTGGCCTGCATCGGCGCTGGACCTGCCAGCCTCACCGTGGCCGGGTATCTCTCCGCCTTGGGCATCAAGGTTCACGTCTACGAAGCCCTGCACGAACTGGGCGGGGTTCTGGTCTACGGCATCCCGGAATTTCGTTTGCCCAAGGCCATCGTGCGCAAGGAGATCGACGCCATGCGCGCCCAGGGAGTGGAGTTCCACACCAACTGGGTGGGCGGTAAGACAATCACCGTGCAGGACCTCCTGGACCAGGGCTTCAACGCCGTGTTCATCGGCGTTGGCGCCGGACTCCCCAAGTTCTTGCGCGTTCCTGGCGAAAACCTGATCGGCGTGTTCTCGGCCAACGAATACCTTACCCGCGTGAACCTGGGCCGGGCCTTCAACTTCCCCAAGACCGACACCCCGGCCTACACGGGCAAGAACGTGGCTGTTTTCGGCGCTGGCAACGTGGCCATGGACGCCGCGCGCACCGCCAAGCGCCTTGGCGCGGACCGGGTCATGATTGTTTACAGGCGGACCGAAAAGGAAATGCCCGCCAGGCTGGAGGAGCTCCACCACGCCAAGGAGGAGGGCATCGAGCTCATGTGCCTGAACGCCCCGGTGGAACTGGTTGGCGACGAAAAGGGCTGGCTCAAGTCGCTTACCGTGCAGAAGATGATGCTGGGCGAGCCCGATGAATCGGGCCGGTGCAGCCCCATCGCCTGCGACGGGCAGTTCTGCGACATCCCCTGCGACATGGCTGTCATCGCCGTGGGCACAGGGTCTAACCCGCTTATCGGGCAGACCACCCCGGGGCTTGAACTCAACAAGTGGGGCTACATCGTGGTCAACGAGGAAACCGGCGAGACATCCATACCCGGAGTGTTCGCCGGGGGCGACATCGTAACGGGCGCGGCCACGGTCATCTCGGCCATGGGCGCCGGACGGCGGGCCGCCAAGGAGATCGCCAGAAAGCTTCTCAGCTGA
- a CDS encoding 4Fe-4S dicluster domain-containing protein, with product MNVISLSSTQDRNFVAQVEKESGQSVSQCYQCGNCTAGCPYTSVYDIPVHQVMRLLQAGQKQTLLSCRSIWLCASCQSCTTRCPNNIDVAHVMDVLRHMARREGHATEYGVKSFVDSFLASVERNGRAFEMGLLVSYILKTGKFWTDVDLAPKMLPKNKLSPFPHKVKNPEAIAKIFERFRQEGHK from the coding sequence ATGAACGTCATCTCACTTAGCAGTACCCAGGACCGGAACTTCGTGGCCCAGGTGGAGAAGGAGTCCGGGCAAAGCGTGAGCCAGTGCTACCAATGCGGCAACTGCACGGCCGGCTGCCCCTACACCAGCGTCTATGACATTCCGGTGCATCAGGTCATGCGGCTTCTCCAGGCCGGGCAGAAACAAACCCTGCTCTCCTGCCGCTCAATCTGGTTGTGCGCTTCATGCCAATCCTGCACCACCAGATGCCCCAACAACATCGACGTGGCCCATGTCATGGACGTTCTGAGGCACATGGCCAGGCGCGAAGGCCATGCCACGGAATACGGGGTCAAATCCTTCGTGGACAGTTTCCTGGCCTCGGTGGAGCGAAACGGCCGGGCCTTTGAAATGGGCCTCCTGGTTTCCTACATCCTAAAAACCGGGAAGTTCTGGACCGACGTTGATCTGGCTCCCAAGATGCTTCCCAAAAACAAATTATCCCCTTTCCCGCACAAGGTTAAGAACCCCGAAGCCATTGCCAAGATTTTCGAGCGGTTCAGGCAGGAGGGCCACAAATGA
- a CDS encoding CoB--CoM heterodisulfide reductase iron-sulfur subunit B family protein — translation MSSRLRYAYYPGCSALGTSKEYDSSTRAVCEALGMELVEIPDWSCCGSSPAHTVDHRLSCALAGRNLALAELMEDVSAILTPCPSCLTNLKTASAKLKKPEFAAEVNKLLDRPVRATLPVKSVLQAIHEDVGPDAVRPKVFKWLTGLKLAPYYGCIMNRPPELMAFDDHENPVAMDQLMDAVGAETVSFPLKVECCGASYGVARRDIVENLSGKLLDLAALNGAQAMVTACPLCQMNLDLRQDQINAANRTSHRMPVFYFTQLLGLALGLGEKELGMNKLSVSPHPVLAGIESVGTAGKGARQ, via the coding sequence ATGAGTTCGCGGCTGCGCTACGCCTATTACCCCGGGTGCTCCGCCCTGGGGACATCCAAGGAATACGACTCGTCCACCCGGGCGGTCTGCGAAGCCCTTGGCATGGAACTGGTCGAGATTCCGGACTGGAGCTGCTGCGGCTCCTCGCCGGCCCACACAGTGGACCACCGCCTCTCCTGTGCGCTGGCCGGGCGCAATCTGGCCCTGGCGGAGCTCATGGAGGACGTGTCCGCCATACTGACCCCCTGTCCGAGCTGTCTGACCAATTTAAAGACCGCCAGTGCCAAGCTGAAAAAGCCCGAGTTTGCCGCAGAGGTGAACAAGCTCCTGGACAGGCCAGTGCGCGCGACGCTCCCGGTCAAGTCAGTGCTCCAGGCCATCCATGAGGATGTAGGCCCGGACGCCGTCCGCCCCAAGGTGTTCAAATGGCTCACGGGGCTGAAGCTGGCCCCCTACTACGGCTGCATCATGAACCGCCCCCCCGAGCTCATGGCCTTCGACGACCACGAGAACCCCGTGGCCATGGACCAGCTCATGGATGCCGTGGGTGCCGAAACCGTTTCCTTCCCCCTCAAGGTTGAGTGCTGCGGCGCCTCGTACGGAGTGGCCCGGCGCGACATCGTGGAGAACCTCTCGGGCAAGCTCCTGGACCTGGCGGCCCTTAACGGTGCCCAGGCCATGGTCACCGCATGCCCGCTGTGCCAGATGAACCTGGACTTGAGGCAGGATCAGATCAACGCGGCCAACAGGACCAGCCACCGCATGCCGGTGTTCTACTTCACCCAGCTTCTCGGCCTGGCCTTGGGCCTTGGCGAGAAGGAGCTGGGAATGAACAAGCTGTCCGTGAGCCCGCATCCGGTGCTGGCTGGCATTGAGTCCGTTGGGACCGCCGGAAAGGGGGCAAGGCAATGA
- a CDS encoding CoB--CoM heterodisulfide reductase iron-sulfur subunit A family protein, with amino-acid sequence MKIGVFVCHCGSNIAGTVDVVRVAEAAKAMPEVAFASDTMYACSEPGQDGIIQAIKDKGLDGVVVASCTPRMHGPTFMRTVARAGLNPYMFEMANIREHVSWIGKDKEANTRKATDLVKMAVAKLAQNRPLFPSSFSINKRVMVIGGGVAGIQAALDCAEGGLEVLLVEKTTTIGGKMAKLDKTFPTVDCSSCILGPKMVDVAQHPNITLYANSEVEEVFGYVGNYQVEIRKKATYVDWKTCTGCGACMEKCPSKKSPDAFNEHVGRTTAINIPFPQAIPKKASIDRDSCTKFKTGKCGVCAKICPAKSIDYEQQDEMVTEDVGAIICATGYDLMDWTVYGEYGAGRYPDVITSLQYERLLSASGPTGGHIKRPSDGKEPKTVVFIQCVGSRDKSVGRPYCTGFCCMYTAKQAILTKDHIPDSESYVFYMDIRAPGKMYDEFTRRAMEEYGTQYVRGRVSMVYPKGDKMLVRGADTLAGTQVEVEADLVVLAVGAEGAKGSPQLAEKLRISYDSYGFFMEGHPKLKPVETNTAGVYLAGCSQGPKDIPSSVAQGSAAAAKVLGLFAKDQLQSDPQVSKVDIKRCVGCMKCAMTCPFGAIKELEHRGEIKAQVIETVCQGCGICTSTCRQGAIQLQNFTDNQILAEVNALLQSELEEA; translated from the coding sequence ATGAAGATAGGAGTTTTCGTCTGCCACTGCGGCTCCAACATCGCCGGCACGGTGGATGTGGTTCGGGTGGCCGAAGCGGCCAAGGCCATGCCCGAGGTGGCTTTCGCCTCGGACACCATGTACGCCTGTTCAGAGCCCGGCCAGGATGGAATCATCCAGGCCATTAAGGACAAGGGTCTGGACGGCGTGGTGGTGGCCTCGTGCACGCCGCGCATGCACGGCCCCACCTTCATGCGCACCGTGGCCCGCGCGGGCCTGAACCCGTACATGTTCGAGATGGCCAACATCCGGGAGCACGTCTCTTGGATCGGCAAGGACAAAGAGGCCAACACCCGCAAGGCCACCGACCTGGTGAAGATGGCCGTGGCCAAGCTGGCCCAAAACCGGCCCCTGTTCCCCAGCTCCTTTTCCATCAACAAGCGGGTCATGGTCATCGGCGGCGGCGTGGCCGGGATACAGGCCGCCCTGGACTGCGCCGAAGGCGGCCTGGAGGTCCTGCTGGTCGAAAAGACCACCACCATCGGCGGCAAGATGGCCAAGCTGGACAAGACCTTCCCCACCGTGGACTGCTCCAGCTGCATTCTCGGCCCCAAGATGGTGGACGTGGCCCAGCACCCGAACATCACCCTCTATGCCAACTCGGAAGTGGAAGAGGTGTTCGGTTACGTGGGCAACTATCAGGTGGAGATCCGCAAGAAAGCCACCTACGTGGACTGGAAGACCTGCACCGGCTGCGGGGCGTGCATGGAAAAATGCCCCAGCAAGAAAAGCCCGGATGCCTTCAACGAACACGTGGGTCGCACAACGGCCATCAACATCCCCTTCCCTCAGGCCATCCCCAAGAAGGCGTCCATAGACAGGGACTCCTGCACCAAGTTCAAGACCGGCAAGTGCGGCGTCTGCGCCAAGATCTGCCCGGCCAAGTCCATCGACTACGAGCAGCAGGACGAGATGGTCACCGAGGATGTCGGTGCCATCATCTGCGCCACAGGCTACGACCTCATGGACTGGACGGTCTACGGCGAATACGGAGCCGGGCGCTATCCGGACGTGATCACCTCGCTCCAGTACGAACGGCTGCTTTCGGCCTCTGGCCCCACGGGCGGGCACATAAAGCGCCCCTCCGACGGCAAGGAGCCAAAGACCGTGGTTTTCATCCAGTGCGTTGGCTCGCGCGACAAGTCTGTCGGCCGGCCCTACTGCACGGGCTTCTGCTGCATGTACACGGCCAAGCAGGCCATCCTCACCAAGGACCACATCCCGGACAGCGAGTCCTACGTCTTCTACATGGACATCCGCGCCCCGGGAAAGATGTACGACGAGTTCACCCGCCGGGCCATGGAGGAATACGGCACTCAGTACGTGCGCGGCCGTGTGTCCATGGTCTACCCCAAGGGCGACAAGATGCTGGTGCGCGGCGCCGACACCCTGGCCGGAACCCAGGTGGAGGTCGAGGCCGACCTGGTGGTCCTGGCCGTTGGGGCCGAAGGGGCAAAGGGCTCGCCCCAGCTGGCCGAGAAACTGCGCATCTCGTACGATTCGTACGGATTCTTCATGGAAGGCCATCCCAAGCTGAAGCCCGTGGAGACCAACACCGCCGGCGTCTACCTGGCAGGCTGCTCCCAAGGCCCCAAGGACATCCCCTCCTCCGTGGCCCAGGGCAGCGCCGCAGCGGCCAAGGTTCTCGGGCTCTTTGCCAAGGACCAGCTCCAGAGCGACCCGCAGGTGTCCAAGGTGGACATCAAGCGCTGCGTTGGCTGTATGAAATGCGCCATGACCTGCCCCTTCGGAGCCATCAAGGAACTTGAACACCGGGGCGAAATAAAGGCCCAGGTGATCGAGACCGTGTGCCAGGGCTGCGGCATCTGCACGTCCACCTGCCGCCAGGGGGCCATCCAGCTGCAGAACTTCACGGACAACCAGATTCTGGCCGAGGTCAACGCCCTGCTCCAGAGCGAGCTTGAGGAGGCTTAA
- a CDS encoding hydrogenase iron-sulfur subunit produces the protein MDKELRIVGFLCNWCSYGGADTAGVGRFTQPTDLRIIRMPCSGRIDPLFVLKTLIGGADGVLVSGCHPRDCHYAEGNYYARRRLEVLKRFLPIIGIDQGRFEYTWVSASEGQRWQHVVTTFTNQIHALGPIQRIGKDAQARACAFGRTLEVDVSA, from the coding sequence ATGGACAAGGAACTGCGAATCGTCGGCTTCCTCTGCAACTGGTGCTCCTACGGAGGTGCCGATACCGCGGGCGTGGGTCGCTTCACCCAGCCCACGGACCTGCGCATCATCCGCATGCCCTGCTCCGGGCGCATCGACCCGCTCTTCGTGCTGAAGACCCTCATCGGCGGCGCGGACGGGGTGCTGGTCTCAGGCTGCCACCCCCGCGACTGCCACTACGCCGAGGGCAACTACTACGCCAGGCGCCGCCTGGAGGTGCTCAAGCGCTTCCTGCCGATCATCGGCATCGACCAGGGACGCTTCGAGTACACCTGGGTGTCGGCCTCGGAGGGCCAGCGCTGGCAGCACGTGGTCACCACGTTCACCAACCAGATCCATGCCCTGGGCCCCATCCAGCGCATCGGCAAGGACGCCCAGGCCAGGGCCTGCGCCTTCGGAAGAACCCTGGAAGTCGACGTTTCGGCCTAG
- a CDS encoding 4Fe-4S binding protein, translating into MPLLEELKAQITRRLPELDLVIGWGQGYDPLHHTPVFIKTEADLDKLVFDPLCVHNLSTYLTRYVHGKKLGVVVKGCDSRSVVELLQEKLIKREDVVVFGLPCEGVADLGKIKRALAEQDLDIGRVRTVSFEKGSLALTVAGKNVELPMSKVLADKCGRCKYHNAVIHDEFAGQPIEGQSQDAYEDVAAFEGQTLEERMEFWREQMERCVRCYACRNACPLCVCRDYCIAQSREPGWVSQRDGLEEKLFFQMIHATHLAGRCTECGECERACPVDIPLLLLKRKLNKEILDLFDYRAGTEPDVKPPLLSFKVKEENINERGW; encoded by the coding sequence ATGCCGTTACTTGAAGAACTCAAGGCTCAAATCACCAGGCGGCTCCCTGAGCTGGACCTGGTTATCGGCTGGGGACAGGGCTACGACCCCTTGCACCACACGCCCGTCTTCATCAAGACCGAGGCGGATCTTGATAAACTGGTGTTCGACCCGCTGTGCGTGCACAACCTGTCAACCTATCTCACCCGCTACGTCCACGGCAAAAAGCTGGGCGTGGTGGTCAAAGGCTGCGACAGCCGCTCGGTAGTGGAGCTGTTGCAGGAAAAGCTCATAAAGCGCGAGGACGTCGTGGTCTTTGGCCTGCCCTGCGAGGGCGTGGCCGACCTGGGCAAGATAAAGCGCGCCCTGGCTGAACAGGACCTGGACATCGGCCGGGTCCGGACAGTCTCATTTGAAAAAGGCAGCCTCGCGCTCACCGTTGCCGGAAAGAACGTGGAGCTGCCCATGTCTAAGGTTCTGGCCGACAAGTGCGGCCGCTGCAAATACCACAACGCCGTCATCCACGACGAGTTCGCCGGGCAGCCCATTGAGGGTCAGTCCCAGGACGCCTACGAGGACGTGGCCGCCTTCGAGGGACAGACCCTGGAGGAACGCATGGAGTTCTGGCGCGAGCAGATGGAGCGCTGCGTGCGCTGCTACGCCTGCCGCAACGCCTGCCCCCTGTGCGTCTGCCGCGACTACTGCATCGCCCAGAGCCGCGAACCCGGCTGGGTGAGCCAGCGCGACGGTCTGGAGGAAAAGCTCTTCTTCCAGATGATCCACGCCACCCATCTGGCCGGGCGCTGCACGGAATGCGGCGAATGCGAACGGGCCTGCCCCGTTGACATCCCGCTGCTGCTTTTAAAGCGCAAGCTCAACAAGGAAATCCTGGACCTCTTCGACTATCGCGCCGGGACCGAGCCGGACGTCAAGCCGCCGCTCCTGTCCTTCAAGGTGAAAGAAGAAAACATCAACGAGAGGGGCTGGTAA
- a CDS encoding 4Fe-4S dicluster domain-containing protein has product MAAKYLASEKLPAWLAELAASRVVLVPVKERDAVVFRPYSEGVKPVLDRQANVPPKASIFPASESLMSFKYIKNPEDLGQVAVEVHETVDAPPTVVFGGRPCDVRGFNIFDRVYDCPKVQDPYYKARRENTLFVTLACEDAENACFCHWVGSSPSDPVGSDVLLTPIQGGYLVEDVSKRGKALLSSKLLADGSKRSTEAKAVHKAALESLGEVWNPEKAPAKLLEKFDDMGFWEDVSAKCVSCGACTYLCPTCYCFNVTDERSGMKGERIRTWDNCMSYLFTLEASGHNPRPTKAHRLKNRVGHKFSYYPDIHEGIFACCGCGRCIKLCPVSVDIREIVRLAVERPTAKPEKS; this is encoded by the coding sequence ATGGCAGCCAAGTATCTCGCTTCGGAAAAACTTCCCGCGTGGCTGGCCGAACTGGCTGCCTCGCGCGTGGTTCTCGTTCCCGTTAAGGAGCGTGACGCCGTTGTGTTCAGGCCCTATTCCGAGGGGGTAAAACCCGTGCTGGACCGCCAGGCCAACGTGCCGCCCAAGGCCAGCATTTTCCCCGCCTCGGAAAGCCTCATGAGCTTCAAATACATTAAAAACCCGGAAGATCTGGGACAGGTGGCCGTGGAAGTCCATGAAACCGTGGATGCCCCGCCAACCGTGGTGTTCGGCGGACGCCCCTGCGACGTACGCGGATTCAACATCTTCGACAGGGTCTACGACTGCCCCAAAGTACAGGACCCCTACTACAAGGCCAGGCGCGAAAACACCCTGTTCGTGACCCTGGCCTGCGAAGACGCCGAGAACGCCTGTTTCTGCCACTGGGTCGGCAGCTCTCCCTCCGACCCCGTGGGCTCCGACGTTCTGCTCACGCCAATCCAGGGCGGGTATCTGGTTGAGGACGTCTCAAAGCGGGGCAAGGCGCTTCTCTCAAGCAAGCTCCTGGCCGACGGTTCCAAAAGATCCACCGAGGCCAAGGCCGTGCACAAAGCCGCCCTGGAGTCCCTGGGCGAGGTATGGAATCCGGAAAAAGCCCCGGCCAAGCTCCTGGAAAAGTTCGACGACATGGGCTTCTGGGAAGACGTGTCCGCCAAATGCGTCAGCTGCGGCGCCTGCACCTATCTCTGCCCCACGTGCTACTGCTTCAACGTCACTGACGAGCGTTCCGGCATGAAGGGCGAGCGCATCCGCACCTGGGACAACTGCATGTCCTACCTGTTCACTTTGGAGGCCAGCGGGCACAACCCCAGGCCAACCAAGGCCCACAGGCTCAAAAACCGCGTAGGACACAAGTTCAGCTATTATCCGGACATCCACGAGGGCATCTTCGCCTGCTGCGGCTGCGGCAGGTGCATCAAGCTCTGCCCCGTGAGCGTGGACATCCGCGAGATCGTCCGCCTGGCAGTTGAACGTCCCACCGCCAAGCCTGAAAAGTCGTAG
- a CDS encoding FAD/NAD(P)-binding protein translates to MTTLPNPYLPEIATVVETFPETPSIKTFRVVLNNPERMKAFSFKPGQVGQLSVFGVGEATFVINSPPTRMDYLQFTVMMAGEVTSKLHSLNVGDQVGVRAPLGNWFPYDTLKGKSVVFVGGGIGMAPLRTLLLYMLDNRKDYKDITLLYGARSPDDMAFKYDLPDWTTRKDMSTTLTIDREAPGWEHKVGLIPNVLLEMNPSPKNTVAITCGPPIMIKFTLQALQKLGFGDDQIITTLEKRMKCGVGICGRCNIGTKYVCMDGPVFTYAELKQLPNEL, encoded by the coding sequence ATGACCACATTGCCTAATCCCTATCTTCCGGAGATCGCCACCGTGGTGGAAACCTTCCCGGAAACACCAAGCATAAAAACCTTCCGGGTGGTGCTCAACAACCCGGAGCGCATGAAGGCCTTCAGCTTCAAACCAGGCCAGGTAGGCCAGTTGTCCGTGTTCGGGGTGGGGGAAGCCACCTTCGTCATCAATTCCCCGCCCACGCGCATGGACTACCTCCAGTTCACGGTCATGATGGCCGGAGAGGTCACCTCCAAGCTGCACAGTTTGAACGTGGGTGACCAGGTTGGGGTGAGAGCGCCCCTTGGAAACTGGTTCCCGTACGACACCTTGAAGGGCAAGAGCGTGGTGTTCGTGGGCGGCGGCATCGGCATGGCCCCGCTGAGGACCCTGCTCCTCTACATGCTGGACAACCGCAAGGACTACAAGGACATCACCCTCCTCTACGGCGCGCGCAGCCCGGACGACATGGCCTTCAAGTACGACCTGCCGGACTGGACCACGCGCAAGGACATGTCCACCACCTTGACCATCGACCGGGAAGCCCCGGGCTGGGAGCACAAGGTGGGGCTTATTCCCAACGTGCTGCTGGAGATGAACCCATCGCCCAAGAACACGGTGGCCATCACCTGCGGCCCACCCATCATGATCAAGTTCACCCTGCAGGCCCTGCAGAAGCTGGGGTTCGGGGACGACCAGATCATCACCACCCTGGAAAAGCGCATGAAGTGCGGCGTGGGGATCTGCGGGCGCTGCAACATCGGCACGAAATACGTGTGCATGGACGGCCCGGTGTTCACCTATGCTGAATTGAAACAACTGCCCAACGAACTGTAG
- a CDS encoding methyl-accepting chemotaxis protein, with protein MRLTLKAKFLAPVLLVVTAGLVGLVWLGANATRDSALAMMRSDLPIIAQVIVKDVSDSMRLKTQALTTWTDIAVVKEAAAGTGDQESFQKRMHATVAGMKGLGIDYVSLYSAKGDLVGSSLPGPLAKTNMADRDYFKAVATGGKPYFISKAIMSRISNKAVLVVAVPVKSAEGAVTGVLTAAVDLMALTGDVSSTKIGSTGHVLIYEPSGVAIAHHDSQQILKDESSKNELVQKALAVSDSSLLTSEDGRLTAVRKDSFTGWTFLVLAPMEDMFEQVRGSINRQAVLAAVITFVLSGAIWLLSSAVVTGPLTRCLGFAKAVAGGDLNQEIKTETSCVEMREMSLSLGDMVSTLKSNLASIAEKEAVAHAEAQKAQEALRQAEIAGCKAESSRLEGLMEAASLLDEVVRGVNDSSESLTHQMNEAIQDAQTQQDRTIQTATAMEQMNATILEVAKSAQGAAEQTGLASQKAGSGKDLVEEAVKAISGVDALAAELKKAMDGLATQTRAVDQVLTTISDIADQTNLLALNAAIEAARAGDHGRGFAVVADEVRKLAEKTMTATKEVGSTITAIQNGTLDNVQQVERMAEAATQASALARNSGGALAEIVSLVETASDQVRAIATASEQQSAASEEINHSVDEIRTLANQISDGMTRSEGILQELGTQSEALEKVIGQLRGNQLEA; from the coding sequence ATGAGGCTGACGTTGAAGGCCAAATTCCTCGCTCCTGTTCTCCTGGTGGTGACTGCCGGTCTGGTTGGCCTGGTATGGCTCGGCGCCAACGCCACCCGCGACTCGGCCCTGGCCATGATGCGCTCCGACCTGCCCATCATCGCCCAGGTTATCGTCAAGGATGTCTCTGATTCCATGCGCCTGAAGACCCAGGCCCTGACAACCTGGACAGACATCGCGGTGGTCAAGGAAGCGGCCGCCGGGACCGGTGACCAGGAATCCTTCCAAAAGCGGATGCACGCCACCGTGGCCGGGATGAAGGGATTGGGCATCGACTACGTGAGCCTTTATTCAGCCAAAGGCGACCTTGTGGGCTCCAGCCTGCCCGGCCCCCTGGCCAAGACCAACATGGCCGACCGGGACTACTTCAAGGCTGTGGCCACCGGCGGCAAGCCCTACTTCATATCCAAGGCCATCATGAGCCGCATATCCAACAAGGCGGTGCTGGTGGTGGCGGTGCCGGTCAAATCGGCCGAAGGCGCCGTTACGGGAGTGCTCACCGCAGCTGTTGACCTTATGGCTCTTACTGGCGACGTTTCCTCCACGAAAATCGGTTCCACAGGGCACGTGCTCATTTACGAACCAAGTGGAGTGGCCATAGCACACCACGACAGCCAGCAGATATTAAAAGACGAATCCTCCAAGAACGAGCTTGTTCAAAAAGCGTTGGCCGTGTCGGACAGCTCCCTTCTCACCTCGGAAGACGGCCGCCTCACTGCCGTGCGCAAGGACTCCTTCACGGGCTGGACCTTCTTGGTCCTTGCCCCCATGGAGGACATGTTCGAGCAGGTGAGGGGTTCCATCAACCGCCAGGCTGTGCTGGCCGCAGTGATCACCTTCGTGCTTTCCGGGGCCATCTGGCTTTTGTCCTCGGCCGTGGTCACCGGCCCCCTTACCCGCTGCCTGGGTTTCGCCAAGGCCGTGGCTGGGGGCGACCTGAACCAAGAAATCAAAACCGAAACCAGCTGTGTGGAAATGCGCGAGATGTCCCTCTCCCTGGGCGACATGGTGTCCACCTTGAAAAGCAACCTGGCCAGCATTGCCGAGAAGGAGGCTGTGGCCCATGCCGAAGCGCAGAAGGCCCAGGAAGCCCTGCGCCAGGCTGAGATTGCTGGTTGCAAGGCAGAGAGCTCCCGGCTGGAGGGGCTCATGGAAGCGGCATCGCTTCTGGATGAAGTGGTCAGAGGTGTGAACGATTCCTCGGAGTCCCTCACCCATCAGATGAACGAGGCCATCCAGGACGCACAGACTCAGCAGGACCGTACCATCCAGACAGCCACCGCCATGGAACAGATGAACGCCACCATCCTCGAAGTTGCCAAGAGCGCCCAGGGAGCGGCGGAACAGACCGGCCTGGCCAGCCAGAAGGCCGGCAGCGGCAAAGATCTGGTGGAAGAGGCCGTCAAGGCCATCTCCGGCGTGGACGCCCTGGCGGCGGAACTCAAAAAGGCCATGGACGGGCTTGCCACCCAGACCAGGGCCGTGGACCAGGTGCTCACGACCATTTCAGACATCGCCGACCAGACCAACCTCCTGGCCCTGAACGCCGCCATAGAGGCCGCCCGTGCCGGCGACCACGGCCGGGGGTTCGCTGTGGTTGCGGACGAGGTGCGCAAACTGGCCGAAAAAACCATGACCGCCACCAAGGAAGTGGGGTCGACCATCACCGCCATCCAGAATGGAACCCTGGACAACGTCCAGCAGGTGGAACGCATGGCCGAAGCGGCCACCCAGGCAAGCGCCCTGGCCAGAAACTCCGGAGGGGCGCTGGCTGAAATCGTCTCTCTGGTGGAAACCGCATCGGATCAGGTTCGGGCCATAGCCACGGCGAGCGAACAGCAGTCCGCGGCCAGCGAGGAGATCAACCATTCCGTGGACGAAATCCGCACGTTGGCCAACCAGATCTCCGATGGCATGACCCGCTCCGAAGGGATTCTCCAGGAGCTGGGCACCCAGAGCGAGGCATTGGAAAAGGTGATCGGACAGCTGCGCGGCAACCAGCTGGAGGCCTAA